AACGGCTGGGCAATGGCCGGTCCGCGGCTAACCGCGCTCGACCAGCCGGATCTCCACCGGCAGCCCGGCCTGTCCGAAACGCCGTTCGACGTTCTCCATCTGCACCCGGCCCCGGTCCGCGTGCCGCGAGTAGCGCCCCGACTGGTTGACGATGTAGAAGCGCTCCTTCGCGGCGTCCCAGCCCAATTCGCCCGAGATGCGGGCTTCCTTGCCCCACCACTGGCCTGCCGCGGCATCTTTCAGCGTGCCTTCCAGCAGGCTCGGGTGGCCTCGGCGGCGGGACTTGCCGGTGTCGGGGTCGAGCCCGTCCAGCTCCGTGTGCGGGCCGAGCAGCAACGTGCCCGCCGGGCCGATGGACCAGAGCACGGGGGTGCCCTGCCGCACGGCCTCCAGGTCGAGCAGCGCGTCGAGCCGGAGGTTCCCGGGGTTGCCCGGAGGGATCGCCACGCGTTCCGGGTGGGTGCCTGCCTCCCACGCATGGATCTGCGGGCGGCCGCGCTTCATGCGGGCACCCTGCAGGGTGCCCCAGTCCGCATCCAGGCGGCGCGCCCGGGGCTCGCCGACCACCGCGGCCAGCGGCAGGGCCGGTGCCTGGGCAGAGTGCCCCGCGCCCGGCCGCGGAGGCGCCGAGCGGGCGCGGCGCACCGAGGGCTCGGCGGAGGTGGCGCCCCGCGAACCCGGCATGCCCGGCTGGGGCGGATGCGAATGGGAGGTCTGCTGCGCGGGGCGGTGCGGCTGCGGCTGTTGCGGCGGCGGCGATGGCGCGCGGGAGGAAGAATGCGCGGGAGGGGTTGCGCCTGTCCGGCCGATCGAGTCCATGCCGATGCCCTGCGTTGTTTCGGATGGCAGGGAGACTAGGAGCCTGCCCGCTGGCGGAGACCGCCAGCCCGAAGCACCGGGCCGAAAGCCGAAGCCCGGCGGCGCCGGGTCAGCCGTGCACCAGCGCCGCATCGCGCTGGATCTGCGCGAAGCGCGCGGCCTGCTCCTTGCGCAGGCTCTTGCGCAGCAGCGCGGCCTCCCAACGGCGGCGCTCGTCGGGCGTGGAGGGAGACAGCGTCGGCACGGGCGTGGGCTTGCGGGCCTCGTCCACCGCCACCATGGAGAAGAAGCAGCTGTTCACGTGGCGCACGATCTGCGTGCGGATCTCCTCGGCCACCACCTTGATGCCGACTTCCATCGACGAAGTGCCGGTGTGGTTCACGCTGGCCAGGAAGGTGACCAGTTCGCCCACGTGGATGGGCTGCAGGAAGGTGACCTGGTCCACGCTGAGCGTGACCACGTAGCTGCCCGAATAGCGGGCGGCGCACGAATACGCCACCTGGTCGAGCAGCTTGAGGATCGCGCCGCCGTGCACGTTGCCGGAGAAGTTCGCCATGTCCGGGGACATGAGCACCGTCATGCTGAGCTGGTGTGCGGGTAGGGGCGTCATATGCGGCGGCATTCTAGGGCCTGATTCCATGGCGCGGGCGGGCCGTGCGCACCGTGCCACACGGCCATCCGCCGCGCCCGGCAGCGGACAGGGGCCGCTGCTAAACCCTGCCTCGGAAGGGTTTTAACGACAGCTTCCCCAGGCATACCGACGACAGGTTTGTAACTTCATGCAAGCCGCGCTACAGGCATGACATGCATGTAACGCGTTTCAAATTCCGCACACAGGAATCTTCAGGCCGGTAGCCTAGAAATGTTGCATCGCAGCATTTTTCGGAAACACAGAGAAGGAGGATTTCCCCATGGACCTGAGCACCCGTCTTCTGCTCCAGAACCGCGCCTGGGCCGACGAGATGACGTCGCGCGACCCGGCATTCTTCGAGAACCTCGTGGGCGGCCAGCAGCCCCGCGCCTTCTGGATCGGCTGTGCCGACAGCCGCGTGCCGGCCGAGCGCATCACCAACGCCCTGCCCGGCGAACTGTTCGTGCACCGCAGCGTCGCCAACCTCGTGCGGCCCAACGACAGCAACATCATGAGCGCGTTGCAGTACGCCATCGACGTGCTGCGCGTGCCGGCCGTGATCGTCTGCGGCCATGAGGCCTGCGGCGGCGTGCGGGCGGCGCTGCTGCAGTCGCGCGAGCGCGTGGGCGAGCCGGAAGACGGCGACTACCTGGGGCAGCACATCCGCCCGTTGCGCGCGCTCTACCGCCGGCGGGTGCAGGAGATCGAGGCCGGCGAGCGCCTGCCCGAAGAAGACGAAGACCTGAACGCGCGCGTGGACCGCTTCGTGGCGCTCAACGTGGCCGAGCAGGTGAACACGCTGGCCGCCACGGCCACCGTGCGCCAGGCCTGGGACCGTGGCCAGCCGTTGGCGCTGCTGGGCTGGGTGTATGCGCTGCGCGACGGGCGCCTGCGGCAGGTGATCTCGCTCGACGCGGAGAGCCGTGAATGGGCCCAAGCGGCCTGAACCGAGGAGAACCCGCCATGACGACACTCCCCGCAGACAACACCCCGCACCGCACCGATGCCTCCCCGGCGACGGCCAATGCCTCCGCCCCGCAGCGCCCCGCGCGCGCCGGGCTTTTCAGCCACCTGCGGCAGGACCTGCCGGCCAGCCTGGTGGTGTTCCTCGTCGCGCTGCCGCTGTGCCTGGGCATCGCCCTCGCGAGCGGCGCGCCGCTCATGGCCGGCCTCGTGTCGGGCATCGTGGGCGGCCTGGTGGTGGGCGCGCTCTCGGGCTCGCACCTGAGCGTGAGCGGCCCGGCCGCCGGCCTCGTGGTGATCGTGGTCACGTCCATCGCCACGCTGGGCGGCTACGAGGCCTTCCTGGTGGCCGTGGTGATGGCCGGCGCGCTGCAGTGGCTGTTCGGCCGCCTGGGCGCGGGCAACATCGGCGCCTGTTTTCCCACGCCGGTCATCAAGGGCATGCTGGCGGCCATCGGCCTGCTGCTGATCATCAAGCAGCTGCCCGTGGCGTTCGGCTTCCAGTCCACCGAGCACGCGCTGCGCTTTCTGCCCTCGGCGGCGGACGGTTTCGACGCCGTGCGCCACCTCTCGGGCGCGGTCACCGTGAGCGCCGCCGTGACGGCGGCCGGCGCGCTGGCGATCCTCTTCGCGTGGGACACGGCCTTCGTCAAGCGCCTGCCGGTCGTCGGCCGGCTGCCCGGGCCGCTGGTCGCCGTGCTCTGGGGCGTGGCCTACCATGCCGCCGCGCTGGCCACCGAGCCCTCGGCCGCGCTGGCCGACGAGCAGCGCGTGGCCCTGCCGCAGGTCGACAGCCTGGCCGGCCTGTGGTCGCAGTTCGCCACGCCCGACTGGTCGGCACTCGCCAACCCGCAGGTCTACACCGTCGCCGTGACGCTCGCCTTCGTCGCCAGCCTGGAGACGCTGCTGAGCCTGGAGGCCACCGACCGGCTCGACCCGCTCAAGCGCGTGGCCCCGCCCAACCGCGAACTGCGCGCGCAGGGCGTGGGCAACATGGTGGCCGGCCTGCTGGGCGGGCTGCCGATCACGGCGGTGATCGTGCGCAGCTCGGCCAACGTGCAGGCCGGCGCGCGCACCCGCCTCTCGGCCATCCTGCACGGCCTGCTGCTGCTCGCCAGCCTGCTGTTCCTCGCGGAGTTCCTGGAGTGGATCCCGCTCGCCGCGCTGGCCGCCGTGCTGCTGCACACGGGCTACAAGCTCGCCAAGCCGTCGCTGGTGATGGACACCTGGCGGCAGGGCTGGGGCGTGTTCATTCCGTTCGCGGTGACCGTGGCGGCGATCCTGGCCACCGACCTGCTCATCGGCATCCTGATCGGGCTGGCCAGCAGCATGCTGTTCGTGATCGAATCGAACACGCGCGGCGCGCTCTCGATGGTGTCGGAGGGTTCGGTGCACCTGCTGCGGCTGAACAAGGACGTGTCCTTCTTCAGCCGGGCCACGCTGCGCGGCTACCTGGCGCGCGTGCAGGAGGGCGATGCGCTGGTGATCGACGGCAGCGACTGCCGCTTCCTGGACCGCGACATCCGCGAGACGCTGGAGGACTTCATCGCCCATGCCGAGGAACGCGGCATCCATGTGGAGCGCCGCTCGATGCCAGGGGCCGCGCCGGATGCCGGGCTCTCCGGCGCGGTGGGCATGTCGGGCCTCGTCGCCCTGCTGCGCCCCCGCCCGCGCGCCGCGGCCACCGCCGCCCGCTGACGTCCGGGACGGGCCGGGCACCCGCCCCTCCCCCACCGCGGGGGGGCTGGCCCGGCGGGCAGGCTTCGATACACTCGCGCCTCGCTCCACAGACACCGCGACCGCCGCCGGTGCGCCGCCCCTCCCGGGTGCGCGCCGGCCGCCCCGGCGCGACGC
The DNA window shown above is from Acidovorax sp. NCPPB 4044 and carries:
- a CDS encoding acyl-CoA thioesterase, encoding MTPLPAHQLSMTVLMSPDMANFSGNVHGGAILKLLDQVAYSCAARYSGSYVVTLSVDQVTFLQPIHVGELVTFLASVNHTGTSSMEVGIKVVAEEIRTQIVRHVNSCFFSMVAVDEARKPTPVPTLSPSTPDERRRWEAALLRKSLRKEQAARFAQIQRDAALVHG
- a CDS encoding carbonic anhydrase; protein product: MDLSTRLLLQNRAWADEMTSRDPAFFENLVGGQQPRAFWIGCADSRVPAERITNALPGELFVHRSVANLVRPNDSNIMSALQYAIDVLRVPAVIVCGHEACGGVRAALLQSRERVGEPEDGDYLGQHIRPLRALYRRRVQEIEAGERLPEEDEDLNARVDRFVALNVAEQVNTLAATATVRQAWDRGQPLALLGWVYALRDGRLRQVISLDAESREWAQAA
- a CDS encoding SulP family inorganic anion transporter translates to MTTLPADNTPHRTDASPATANASAPQRPARAGLFSHLRQDLPASLVVFLVALPLCLGIALASGAPLMAGLVSGIVGGLVVGALSGSHLSVSGPAAGLVVIVVTSIATLGGYEAFLVAVVMAGALQWLFGRLGAGNIGACFPTPVIKGMLAAIGLLLIIKQLPVAFGFQSTEHALRFLPSAADGFDAVRHLSGAVTVSAAVTAAGALAILFAWDTAFVKRLPVVGRLPGPLVAVLWGVAYHAAALATEPSAALADEQRVALPQVDSLAGLWSQFATPDWSALANPQVYTVAVTLAFVASLETLLSLEATDRLDPLKRVAPPNRELRAQGVGNMVAGLLGGLPITAVIVRSSANVQAGARTRLSAILHGLLLLASLLFLAEFLEWIPLAALAAVLLHTGYKLAKPSLVMDTWRQGWGVFIPFAVTVAAILATDLLIGILIGLASSMLFVIESNTRGALSMVSEGSVHLLRLNKDVSFFSRATLRGYLARVQEGDALVIDGSDCRFLDRDIRETLEDFIAHAEERGIHVERRSMPGAAPDAGLSGAVGMSGLVALLRPRPRAAATAAR